From Xyrauchen texanus isolate HMW12.3.18 unplaced genomic scaffold, RBS_HiC_50CHRs HiC_scaffold_113, whole genome shotgun sequence, one genomic window encodes:
- the LOC127641602 gene encoding mucin-3A-like, producing the protein TTTVPTTTSATPTSSESTTITAQTSTLPTTTSSRSNIYSANNNSTRIYSVNNHSSKIDSPTSAVTTTGVPTSTPTSALSTTTSAPPTSSESTTTTAQTSTVPAKTAPTSTVPKTTGAPTSTVNNSTNICNAKNYSGTNIYCVKNYSSTNICCNNNSRTKIYCAKNIRTNIYDANNYSRTNNYCANNNITSIYSKTAQIATVQTTRALTSTGPTTTAASEQTSTLPTTTAEATKQNLLCKQQELHQHLMCQQKKKYEHPLWQQPQIQHLLYQQQQQSEATSTAPTTRAAPTSNVPTTTAPTSNVLTTTAEAPTSTVRIKAEPTSTAPTKTTTTTTKAPPTSSDSTTTTSQIATVQTTRVLKSTGPTKTAAAAAQTSTLPTTTAEATSTVPTTTAPASTLSTTIVEKSTVQTTTAAPTSNMPTTTTAQTSTLAATTKQTFTLPKTTAAPTSTVPSATATLTSKVPTTTSAQTYTLPSTTVAPKSNMQTTTVATTFTLQTTIAPPTSTGTKTTAAPTTSVPTNTLAQTSTVPTTTAPTYSVQTTTSSQTSTVPKTIAVLSSALPITTAAPTSTLPTTTVAQTFTLPTRISVPTSTVQTTIAPASTVSTTAAALTSTVQTTTAGRMTIMPTTTVAPKSTVQTRATVPISSLPTTTEQTYTVPTTRTPTSTLPSTTVTQSSTVPTTTAAQTSAVPTISASTSTVPTTTSPPTFSVPTSTAAPTSTLPTTTAAQTSTLQTTTAPSSTALITSTSSSTVQSATATLTSKVPTTSTTVAPKSNMQTTTVATTFTLQTTIAPPTSTGPITTEAPTSSVQTTTVAQTFTVPTITALTSTVLTTAPTSTVPTTSVAQTSTVPTTSVAQTSIVPKVKPTTTVQTTTTQTSTVQKTTGAPTSVPTTTKAQRATLPLTESSRSTRPKASTFTIPNITIAPTSTVLSTSLTSTVLITTAAPTSSLHGSLTAAQTSKVKGTTVKFNSSTQLPAKTAALKTAPVTKSPTRIPTTARKATRKTTSTTTTTRPAIKTTTVSKDPPGPSEGFLFLNIQIRRNFIPALTDPTTLDYQSLFRNITIELNRGYLLIYPFTFLRCIIIRFKPGVARMIRRDLRNETSLSTVDVETQLIFRNQSVVPNITSAVESLRSALFAYLVFLDIIPSSITAVARNETVTTSAPNTTNISTAFTTSSTSCLKTRMTKIIWFLFPVLLIYF; encoded by the exons CACCAACATCTGCTGTAACAACCACAGGAGTACCAACATCTA caccaacatctgctctgtcaacaacaacatcagcaccaccaacatcttctgagtccacaacaacaacagcacaaacctctACTGTGCCagcaaaaacagcaccaacatctactgtgccaaaaaCCACaggagcaccaacatctactgt caacaacagcaccaacatctgcAATGCCAAAAACTACAGCGGCACCAACATATACTGTGTCAAGAACTACAGCAGCACCAATATTTGctgtaacaacaacagcagaaccaagATCTACTGTGCCAAGAACATCAGAACCAACATCTACGATGCCAACAACTACAGCAGAACCAacaactactgtgccaacaacaacatcaccAGCATCTACT CAAAAACAGCACAAATAGCTACTGTGCAAACAACAAGAGCGCTAACATCTACTGggccaacaacaacagcagcatcaGAACAAacatctactctgccaacaacaacagcagaagcaaca AAGCAAAATCTACTGTGCAAACAACAAGAGCTGCACCAACATCTAATgtgccaacaaaaaaaaaagtacgaACATCCACTCTGGCAACAGCCACAAATCCAACATCTACtctaccaacaacaacaacagt cagaagcaacATCTACAGCGCCAACAACAAGAGCTGCACCAACATCTAATGTGccaacaacaacagcaccaacatctaatGTGCTAACAACTACAGCAgaagcaccaacatctactgtgcgtATAaaagcagaaccaacatctactgcaccaacaaaaacaacaacaacaacaacaaaagcaccACCAACATCTTCTGATTCCACAACAACAACATCACAAATAGCTACTGTGCAAACAACAAGAGTGCTAAAATCTACTGGgccaacaaaaacagcagcagcagcagcacaaacctctactctgccaacaacaacagcagaagcaacATCTACAGTGCCAACAACAACAGCACCAGCATCTACTCTGTCAACAACAATAGTAGAAAAATCTACTGTGCAAACAACAACAGCTGCACCAACATCTAATatgccaacaacaacaacagcacaaacatcaactctggcagcaaccacaaaacaaacatttactttACCAAaaactacagcagcaccaacatctactgtgccatcAGCAACAGCAACACTAACATCTAAagtgccaacaacaacatcagcacaaACATATACTCTGCCATCCACAACAGTAGCACCAAAATCTAATATGCAGACAACAACAGTGGCAACAACTTTTACTCTGCAAACAACAATAGCTCCACCAACATCTACTggaacaaaaacaacagcagcaccaACAACATCTGTGCCAACAAATACTTTAGCacaaacatctactgtgccaacaacaacagcaccaacTTATAGTGTGCAAACAACAACATCATCacaaacatctactgtgccaaaaaCAATAGCAGTTCTATCATCTGCTTTGCCAATAACAACAGCAGCACCAACGTCTACTTTGCCAACAACAACAGTGGCTCAAACATTTACTCTACCAACAAGAATATCAgtaccaacatctactgtgcaaACAACAATAGCACCAGCATCTACTGTgtcaacaacagcagcagcactaACATCTACAGTGCAAACAACAACAGCAGGAAGAATGACTATTAtgccaacaacaacagtagcaccaaaaTCTACTGTACAAACAAGAGCAACAGTACCAATATCTtctctgccaacaacaacagaACAAACATACACTGTGCCAACAACCAGAAcaccaacatctactctgccATCAACAACAGTGACTCAATCATCTACTGTGCCAACTACAACAGCAGCACAAACATCTGCTGTGCCAACAATATCAGCatcaacatctactgtgccaacaacaacatcaccACCAACATTTTCTGTACCAACATCAACagctgcaccaacatctactctgccaacaacaacagcagcacaaaCATCTACTTTACAAACAACAACAGCACCATCATCTACTGCGCTAATAACTTCAACATCATCATCTACTGTGCAATCAGCAACAGCAACACTAACATCTAAAGTGCCAACAACATCCACAACAGTAGCACCAAAATCTAATATGCAGACAACAACAGTGGCAACAACATTTACTCTGCAAACAACAATAGCTCCACCAACATCTACTGGGCCAATAACAACAGAAGCACCAACATCATCTGTGCAAACAACTACTGTAGCACAAACATTTACTGTGCCAACAATAACAGCACTGACATCTACTGTGCtaacaacagcaccaacatctactgtgccaacaacttcAGTGGCacaaacatctactgtgccaacaacttcAGTGGCACAAACATCTATTGTGCCAAAAGTCAAACCAACAACTACtgtgcaaacaacaacaacacaaacatctaCTGTGCAAAAAACAACAGGGGCACCAACATCTGTGCCAACAACAACTAAAGCACAAAGAGCTACTCTGCCATTAACAGAATCCTCCAGATCTACTAGGCCAAAAGCATCAACATTTACTATTCCAAACATAACaatagcaccaacatctactgtgctaTCAACATCACTAACATCTACTGTTTTAATAACAACAGCAGCACCTACATCTTCTTTACATGGAAGCCTGACAGCTGCACAGACATCTAAGGTCAAAGGAACAACTGTCAAGTTCAATTCCTCCACTCAGTTACCTGCTAAAACAGCAGCACTGAAAACAGCTCCTGTGACAAAATCACCTACAAGAATACCCACTACAGCTAGAAAAGCTACAAGAAAAACTACTTCAACCACTACAACAACCCGGCCAGCTATCAAAACCACCACTGTATCCAAGGATCCTCCTGGGCCTTCAGAAGGCTTCTTGTTTTTGAATATCCAAATTAGACGTAATTTTATTCCAGCATTGACTGATCCAACAACTTTGGATTATCAAAGTCTATTCAGAAATATTACAATAGAG CTGAATCGAGGATATTTGCTAATATATCCATTTACTTTCCTGAGGTGTATTATTATTCGATTCAA GCCTGGTGTGGCTCGCATGATCCGTAGAGACCTGAGAAATGAAACCAGTCTTTCTACAGTAGATGTTGAAACACAGCTGATCTTTAGAAATCAGTCGGTTGTACCAAACATTACCAGTGCTGTGGAATCCCTAAGATCTGCCCTATTTGCCTATTTAGTCTTCCTTGATATCATCCCCTCCAGCATCACGGCAG TGGCAAGAAATGAAACTGTAACAACATCTGCACCAAATACAACAAACATCTCTACTGCTTTCACAACATCCAGCACTTCCTGTCTGAAGACTAGAATGACAAAAATAAtctggttcctgtttcctgttcttCTCATTTACTTCTGA